From one Chryseobacterium sp. 3008163 genomic stretch:
- a CDS encoding restriction endonuclease, which yields MKKSGKNLEKLVRIVEEVYQTDSNTQILSNHKIENLDENLREIDLLIKSVVNDFEIIIAIECKEYSRKVSVEKIEAFNSKCLRIPNINKKILISEKGFQKDAIAAANVFGIELYSFSEIEANSFEILGFAIKQLKPRLAKYNLTGIKFEKPLNQETIIDSNSIFRTELDGLDLDFFQTFQLYAKPNWGMIMKHAMFSWMKEKTEENEITLEIKYENLFLIYKKENIKIDSISWSAVVKFDFVEVKTNVREILNLKTNKTKAKTLSFTLNDKAEGSIVVDKNNDLHIFDTTDNQSHKLGLLFSYDPKTDKIEYPKK from the coding sequence ATGAAAAAATCAGGAAAAAATTTAGAAAAGCTAGTTCGAATCGTAGAAGAAGTTTATCAAACAGATTCAAACACACAAATTTTGAGTAACCATAAAATTGAAAATCTTGATGAAAATCTGAGGGAGATAGATCTACTTATCAAATCTGTGGTTAATGATTTCGAAATTATAATTGCGATAGAATGTAAAGAATATTCTAGAAAAGTATCTGTAGAAAAAATTGAAGCTTTTAACTCAAAATGTCTTCGTATTCCTAACATTAATAAAAAAATATTAATCTCAGAAAAAGGTTTTCAGAAAGATGCGATTGCTGCTGCAAATGTTTTTGGGATTGAATTGTATTCATTTTCAGAGATCGAAGCCAATTCATTCGAAATACTGGGATTTGCTATTAAACAATTAAAACCGAGACTTGCAAAATATAACTTGACAGGCATTAAATTTGAAAAGCCTCTAAATCAAGAAACAATTATTGACAGCAATTCTATTTTTAGAACAGAACTCGATGGTCTGGATTTAGACTTTTTTCAAACCTTTCAGCTGTATGCAAAGCCAAATTGGGGTATGATAATGAAGCACGCAATGTTCAGTTGGATGAAAGAAAAAACGGAAGAAAATGAGATTACTTTGGAGATTAAATATGAAAATCTGTTTTTAATCTATAAAAAAGAAAACATAAAAATTGACAGTATTTCTTGGAGTGCAGTTGTGAAATTTGATTTTGTGGAAGTTAAAACAAATGTGAGAGAAATTTTAAATCTCAAAACAAACAAAACTAAGGCAAAAACATTAAGCTTTACATTAAATGACAAAGCAGAAGGTAGTATTGTAGTTGACAAAAATAATGATTTGCACATTTTTGATACTACTGATAACCAATCTCACAAGCTAGGATTGCTATTCAGCTATGATCCTAAAACTGATAAGATTGAATATCCAAAAAAGTAA
- a CDS encoding NERD domain-containing protein gives MSIDPKIKQELQDNLDSLLKYRKSRRTQEEIIEDIYMLLNNIKKDTFLPFVLQMMNAIQFRDSLDAFKNLKSPLQQFAYLIDLFFSKHHTETEDAPDEKEWNKLTELLDEVEMNYFGEIGFFDENTGDLQLDKITVSLKSFFDYYANGQLSFDEQTIYRIRTNFSRFDEVIFGEYGFETEDIIKFSLSVNIILQEKANSCFFYHQHPEKWQELTSTFVNKGLVDPKDWAVQPELNDLFEFMTRPGYIFILKKENLRSIELPDERISNLIKFLIYDDSTIKDHTIYYDNKRQYFDTPLIALSNNEILFPNGKFLLEAFYNRISSKLAELKKEKYTQFKNKMLEKKCLEIFKHLFKEDARIFTSFYFDKTTKAEQDLAIFYKGTFLIIEIKDFKFRAPLRNPLKAFDKIRSDFKNGIQKAYDQCKRLESKIEEGKEFKIYDLKTSKELFEIRPEKIKSLYSIIITQHKYGGIQTNLEELLEKEHSDLYPWSICVDDLEIFLLTLLKIRKESAEKVFFDYLDYREAFHERLVCSDELEMCGLFLTSALMFKKLASQEEMITTNIKMSDIFDAHYFNGLGFDNEINVDQKRKTKLRDYAKNFNFDIVSGDDLQL, from the coding sequence ATGTCAATAGATCCTAAAATTAAGCAAGAACTACAAGATAATTTAGATTCATTGCTAAAATATCGTAAAAGCAGACGAACTCAGGAAGAGATTATCGAAGATATCTATATGCTCTTAAATAATATAAAGAAAGATACGTTTCTTCCCTTCGTACTGCAAATGATGAATGCTATACAGTTTAGAGATTCTTTGGATGCTTTTAAAAATCTAAAATCTCCGCTTCAGCAGTTTGCATATTTAATCGACTTATTTTTTTCTAAACATCATACAGAAACCGAAGATGCTCCAGATGAAAAAGAATGGAATAAATTAACAGAGCTTCTTGATGAGGTAGAAATGAATTATTTCGGGGAAATTGGTTTTTTCGATGAAAATACAGGAGATTTACAATTAGATAAAATCACTGTATCATTAAAATCTTTCTTTGACTACTACGCAAATGGACAATTATCTTTTGACGAGCAAACTATCTACCGAATAAGAACGAATTTTTCAAGATTTGATGAGGTTATTTTCGGAGAATACGGTTTTGAAACGGAGGATATAATTAAATTTTCACTATCTGTAAATATAATACTGCAAGAAAAAGCTAATAGCTGTTTCTTTTACCACCAGCATCCGGAAAAGTGGCAAGAGTTAACATCCACTTTTGTTAATAAAGGTTTAGTGGATCCTAAAGATTGGGCAGTTCAACCTGAATTAAATGATTTGTTCGAGTTCATGACTAGACCAGGATATATTTTTATATTGAAAAAAGAAAATCTTAGATCTATAGAATTACCTGATGAGAGAATATCTAACTTGATTAAATTCTTAATTTATGATGATAGTACGATAAAGGATCATACTATTTATTATGATAATAAGAGACAATATTTTGATACGCCATTGATAGCACTGAGCAACAATGAAATTCTTTTCCCTAATGGAAAGTTCTTATTAGAAGCCTTTTATAACAGAATCAGTTCGAAGTTGGCAGAACTTAAAAAGGAAAAGTACACTCAATTCAAGAATAAAATGTTAGAAAAAAAATGTTTAGAAATTTTTAAACATTTATTCAAAGAAGATGCAAGGATTTTTACTTCTTTCTACTTCGACAAAACTACAAAAGCGGAGCAAGATTTAGCTATTTTTTATAAGGGTACATTTTTAATAATTGAGATTAAAGATTTTAAGTTTAGAGCTCCGCTAAGAAATCCTCTGAAAGCTTTTGATAAAATCAGATCAGATTTTAAAAATGGAATACAAAAAGCTTATGATCAATGTAAAAGACTCGAAAGTAAAATAGAAGAGGGAAAAGAGTTTAAAATATATGATTTAAAAACTTCAAAAGAGTTATTTGAAATACGACCTGAAAAAATTAAGTCACTTTATTCCATAATTATAACACAGCATAAATATGGAGGAATTCAAACAAACTTAGAAGAATTGTTAGAAAAAGAGCATTCAGATTTATATCCTTGGTCAATATGTGTTGATGACTTAGAAATATTTTTATTGACTTTACTAAAAATTAGAAAAGAATCGGCAGAGAAAGTGTTTTTTGATTACCTCGATTACAGAGAAGCTTTTCACGAGAGACTTGTTTGTAGTGATGAACTTGAAATGTGTGGTTTATTTCTAACCTCAGCTTTAATGTTTAAAAAATTAGCATCTCAAGAAGAAATGATCACAACAAATATTAAAATGTCGGATATTTTTGACGCTCACTATTTTAATGGATTAGGTTTCGACAATGAAATAAATGTTGATCAAAAGCGGAAAACAAAGTTAAGGGACTATGCGAAAAATTTTAATTTCGATATCGTTTCAGGAGATGATTTACAATTATAA
- a CDS encoding P-loop NTPase fold protein, protein MEENSKKHQEKKYNFLTNHPLGEDLFKNKSQDKIATVISEKIINEKDFKIIGIDGAWGSGKSNLVHLIEKKVEKTHKFFIYDVWGHQEDEQRRAILVELTEFIKNEKDLLKKNEKDIWDDKLKILLANSKETVTINQPYLSVGFIFSLLSIIYIPTVNVFKDSLKDFFEIESWFWKLVLVAFPLFIVIGIYIYNLFRNWIDKKGFSKSFRYAAEETFQVYTNKQKEETKIETISENQPSVRDFQKWMKEIDDDLNKKIVLVFDNFDRLPKKHILNIWSSIHIFFAEKEYKNIKVILPFDREHIQNAFKELNSDGTNKTFGDDYVNKTFDIVFRVTLPIMSDWKQFFQNQWSKAFINYDEDELRLVIQVYEFLSKRITPREIIAFVNEILTIKLLDENFRERYIAIFVLKKDEILANPLKSVTEFDYLDGLKSIYYSDPDFAKHLTAVIYHIDVDEAVELIYTQELKDSLNKNDVEKFNSICKSDFADSIFSSAIVDIDVLENPIKTLSQIESESKIPKLQIAQAWKTFYHKVLNSDPVIDKLEVEDWQLILIENYADDQYLKLLTDEYIKILNDSNTMEYVALVDKLTEHLTEERVFPLISAKTLEAKNSIALIENKGDKFNQYKLTTDVKDLDNYISNLLIDDILQVKNTDILCENFELPNYIKHLKTNLSTAVDEDDLQKANDILSKIKETTRKSGEVIKDIIKDAKIATLYNSNTSSKLPLINDLIAMRIAKGEKFNTTYRDYFQEVLDGDDVSRAKDISNTILRYISYDDLMVSSEYFSDSLLFKQVILSVFSDSTLDKRSDIIKLIKRYNKIKVAVELKDDQLLTELNKWEVDQSKLLLENLDDEFIQDCFAYKDLQISKIFIAQFNMEFQNLDQESIKTAFEKDSNIHFRYFEFLNDESLTQSSLDAFTAQLLERLLNGLADNQWWKILYKYEANHSRLPIANALKDIRDQFLNNHIELNVETSKKILPFFIKYNLLEPSTDVFRTIIKNVFLGDTEFKEILLNNVSFVKDLYQMTSQSQKDGFRNIINEKRDSDNKIEQLAKQIGIRKTKEQS, encoded by the coding sequence ATGGAAGAAAATTCTAAAAAACACCAAGAAAAAAAATATAATTTTTTAACTAATCACCCTTTAGGTGAAGATTTATTTAAGAACAAATCCCAAGATAAAATTGCCACAGTCATAAGTGAAAAAATTATTAATGAGAAAGATTTTAAAATTATCGGAATAGATGGTGCTTGGGGTTCGGGAAAAAGTAATCTGGTACATTTGATAGAGAAGAAGGTAGAAAAAACGCATAAATTCTTTATTTATGATGTGTGGGGACATCAAGAAGATGAACAAAGAAGAGCAATTTTAGTCGAGTTAACAGAGTTTATTAAAAATGAAAAAGACCTTTTAAAGAAGAATGAGAAAGATATTTGGGACGATAAATTAAAAATATTACTCGCTAATTCCAAAGAAACAGTCACAATCAATCAACCCTACTTAAGTGTGGGTTTCATTTTTAGTTTATTATCAATTATTTACATTCCAACAGTAAACGTTTTTAAAGATTCTCTTAAAGATTTTTTTGAAATAGAATCCTGGTTTTGGAAGTTAGTATTAGTTGCTTTTCCATTGTTTATTGTAATTGGTATTTACATCTACAATCTGTTTAGAAATTGGATTGATAAGAAGGGATTTAGTAAATCTTTCCGATATGCCGCCGAAGAAACTTTTCAAGTGTATACTAATAAACAAAAGGAGGAAACTAAAATTGAGACAATTTCTGAAAATCAACCTTCGGTTCGTGACTTTCAAAAATGGATGAAGGAAATCGATGATGATTTGAATAAAAAAATAGTTTTAGTGTTTGACAATTTCGATAGATTACCTAAAAAACACATTCTAAACATTTGGTCATCTATTCATATTTTTTTTGCAGAGAAAGAATATAAAAATATTAAAGTAATACTTCCTTTTGATAGAGAACATATTCAAAATGCATTTAAGGAGCTAAATAGCGATGGTACCAACAAAACCTTTGGAGATGATTATGTCAATAAAACTTTTGATATCGTTTTTAGAGTTACATTGCCAATTATGTCTGACTGGAAACAATTCTTTCAAAATCAGTGGAGCAAAGCATTTATAAATTACGATGAGGATGAACTAAGGTTAGTAATACAGGTTTACGAGTTTCTTAGCAAAAGAATTACACCTAGGGAAATCATAGCTTTCGTAAACGAGATTTTAACCATAAAACTTTTAGATGAAAATTTCAGAGAAAGGTATATAGCAATTTTTGTTTTAAAGAAAGATGAAATTCTTGCAAACCCTTTAAAATCAGTTACAGAATTTGATTATTTAGATGGTTTAAAATCAATTTATTACAGTGATCCAGATTTTGCTAAGCATTTGACAGCGGTGATTTATCATATTGATGTCGATGAAGCAGTTGAATTAATTTATACTCAGGAATTAAAAGACTCATTAAACAAAAATGATGTTGAAAAATTTAATTCTATTTGCAAGTCTGATTTTGCAGATTCTATCTTTAGTTCTGCAATTGTTGATATTGATGTTCTAGAAAATCCTATCAAAACCTTATCACAAATTGAAAGTGAGAGCAAAATTCCAAAATTACAAATTGCTCAAGCTTGGAAAACATTTTACCATAAAGTATTGAATAGTGATCCAGTAATTGATAAACTTGAAGTAGAGGATTGGCAACTTATCTTAATAGAAAATTACGCAGATGACCAGTACTTAAAATTGTTGACGGATGAATATATTAAAATATTGAATGATTCGAATACTATGGAATACGTTGCTCTAGTTGATAAATTAACAGAGCATTTAACAGAAGAAAGAGTGTTTCCTCTCATTAGTGCCAAAACTTTAGAAGCAAAAAACAGCATTGCTTTAATTGAAAATAAAGGAGATAAATTTAATCAATATAAATTAACTACTGATGTAAAAGATTTGGACAATTACATTTCTAATCTCTTAATTGATGATATTTTACAAGTAAAAAACACCGATATACTATGTGAAAATTTCGAATTACCTAATTATATTAAACATTTAAAAACAAATCTTAGTACTGCAGTTGACGAAGATGATCTACAAAAAGCCAACGACATTCTTTCGAAGATTAAGGAAACTACAAGAAAATCTGGTGAAGTTATAAAAGACATAATTAAAGATGCTAAAATTGCTACCCTTTACAACTCTAATACATCCTCAAAATTACCACTGATAAATGATTTGATAGCTATGAGAATCGCTAAAGGAGAAAAATTCAACACTACATATAGAGATTATTTTCAAGAGGTTTTAGACGGCGATGATGTCTCTAGAGCAAAAGATATTAGTAATACAATCCTTAGATATATATCTTACGATGATCTAATGGTAAGCTCAGAGTATTTTTCAGATTCATTATTATTTAAGCAGGTAATTTTAAGTGTATTTTCAGATTCTACGCTAGATAAAAGGTCAGATATCATCAAACTTATTAAGAGATATAATAAAATTAAAGTTGCGGTAGAATTAAAAGATGATCAGCTACTCACCGAATTAAACAAGTGGGAAGTCGACCAATCTAAATTGTTATTAGAAAATTTAGATGATGAATTTATTCAAGATTGTTTCGCCTATAAGGATTTGCAAATTTCAAAAATTTTCATTGCGCAATTTAATATGGAATTTCAAAATTTAGATCAAGAGAGCATTAAGACTGCTTTTGAAAAGGATAGCAATATCCATTTTAGGTATTTTGAATTTTTGAATGATGAATCATTAACTCAATCTTCGCTTGATGCATTTACAGCACAATTGCTAGAGAGATTGTTAAATGGTTTAGCTGACAATCAATGGTGGAAAATCCTTTATAAATATGAGGCAAACCATTCTCGACTTCCAATTGCGAATGCCTTAAAAGATATTAGAGATCAATTTCTAAATAATCATATAGAGCTTAATGTTGAAACCTCTAAAAAAATCTTACCATTTTTCATTAAATATAATTTGCTAGAACCGTCTACAGATGTCTTCAGAACTATTATTAAAAACGTCTTTTTAGGTGATACAGAGTTTAAAGAAATTTTATTAAACAATGTGAGTTTTGTAAAAGATCTCTATCAAATGACTTCACAATCTCAAAAAGATGGATTTAGAAATATAATTAATGAGAAAAGAGATTCTGATAACAAAATAGAGCAACTGGCTAAACAGATTGGTATAAGAAAAACAAAAGAGCAATCGTAA
- a CDS encoding nucleotidyl transferase AbiEii/AbiGii toxin family protein codes for MLHKETVSREMWEILQKLMKDEMLKDFILVGGTALALKLGHRFSIDIDLFTTKDFNSKDLISYLQKEYKATDEIVFENTVMTYIEDIKVDLLAHKYPLIAMDKISENVRMISNDDIGAMKLHAIFQSGARLKDFVDMYFLLEENPLKSYLDSYQQKYNGNSNLVARSLIYFDGIRKQYDVSMIQGKENNWKTMQERLKKAVLNPNLKFGSSLSKKAIPINKGKGFRR; via the coding sequence ATGCTACACAAAGAAACGGTCAGCAGGGAAATGTGGGAAATTCTTCAAAAACTGATGAAAGATGAAATGCTAAAAGACTTCATCTTGGTTGGCGGTACCGCATTAGCCTTGAAATTAGGGCATAGATTTTCCATTGACATTGATCTGTTCACTACAAAAGACTTTAACTCAAAAGATTTAATTAGCTACCTGCAAAAAGAATATAAGGCAACAGATGAGATTGTTTTTGAAAATACCGTTATGACCTATATTGAAGATATAAAAGTTGACCTTTTAGCTCACAAATATCCTCTTATAGCAATGGATAAAATTTCAGAAAATGTTAGAATGATTTCAAATGATGATATTGGTGCTATGAAACTTCACGCAATATTTCAAAGTGGAGCAAGGTTAAAGGATTTCGTAGATATGTATTTTCTTCTTGAAGAAAATCCTTTAAAGTCATATCTCGATAGCTACCAACAAAAATATAACGGAAATTCAAATTTAGTAGCACGTTCATTAATCTACTTTGATGGTATTAGAAAACAATATGATGTTTCAATGATTCAAGGGAAAGAGAATAATTGGAAGACAATGCAGGAAAGACTCAAAAAAGCTGTTTTAAATCCCAATCTCAAATTTGGAAGTTCACTTTCAAAAAAAGCCATTCCCATTAATAAAGGGAAAGGATTTAGAAGGTGA
- a CDS encoding DUF6922 domain-containing protein: MRIKDKVLPNIHPKFFWDTDFSLLDWETAYVPVISRIIERGGQNEIDEIIKYYGHEKVVNTIQNEIYFLPDYAIDRSIDFFPELKKEEMHCYLNRKDKPYHWI, encoded by the coding sequence ATGAGAATAAAAGATAAAGTCTTACCAAATATTCATCCAAAATTCTTTTGGGACACCGATTTTAGCTTATTAGATTGGGAGACAGCCTATGTTCCTGTCATTTCTCGAATTATCGAAAGAGGAGGTCAAAATGAAATTGATGAAATTATAAAATACTATGGTCATGAGAAAGTTGTAAATACAATTCAAAACGAAATTTATTTTCTGCCTGATTATGCAATTGACCGATCAATCGACTTTTTTCCGGAACTTAAAAAAGAGGAGATGCATTGTTATTTAAATAGAAAAGATAAACCTTATCATTGGATTTAG